The Cardiocondyla obscurior isolate alpha-2009 linkage group LG24, Cobs3.1, whole genome shotgun sequence sequence TACCTGAAAATAGACATACACCAACAACCATTGATatagcaattattaaaaatataaagaatatcTCTGAAATCAAAGTACTAAATGAATTAAGCTCAGATCACAATCCAATAATGCTCATGCTAAAgtcacaaattaaaaataaagatattaataataaaatggtaTATGACTATGAACAAATAGACTGGACTATATTTAAGCAACATCTAGATAAGGAAGTAAGCATTGTACATAATATCAAAACTACAAATGAACTAGATAAAGAAGTTCAGAGATTTACTAGCATCATTCAAAACTGTATAAACAAAAGCATACCTAATAGAACACAACAACAGATAAAGGACAGATTGCCGATTcatattctaaatttaataaaaacaagaaataaaacaagaaaaatgtGGCAGAATACAAGAAATCCACAATATAAGGAGAAGCTCAAcaataaaaacaaagaaatcagaacaaatattgcaaaattcaGAAATGATACTTGGAACGAAAAACTTAAAAAACTCAATCCGTGTGACAATACATTATGGAGAATGACAAAAGTACTCAAAACGGAACATACAACAATTCCAGCTCTAATAACAAATGGGGTAGAAGCAGTTACCAATCAAGAAAAGGCTAAAATATTAGCAAAGCAATACGAAAATGTACACAATATAGACATTGATAACAACAGTGAAAAGCAAGAATATATCATATATCAGACTCaacaatatttgaaagaaactAACAATAAAGACTCGCATAAATACATCACATCACCAACTgaaatacgtaatattataaagaaacTTCCGAACAAAAAAGCACCTGGATCAGATAAAATTCAAAacattattcttaaaaatttcacTAAAAAATCACTAGTACAACTCaccaatataataaatacagcaattaaattaacacaTTTTCCAGAGCACTGGAAAACAAGCAATATCGTacctatatataaaaaaggtggaaaaaataaaacagagtCAGGGAGTTATAGGCCAATAAGCCTCCTGCAGACAATGAGTAAAGTTATGGAAAAAGTTATtctaaaaagattaaataattacactaaaaaaaaacaaaattttgatTGACCAGCAATTTGGATTTAGAAATAATCATAGCACTGTACAACAAATAGCAAGGATAACCAATGatataagtataaattataataagagACTAGTGACTGTAATGTTACTATTGGACATTGAGAAGGCCTTTGACAAAGTATGGTTTGATGGGATTATCtctaaaatgataaaaaataaatttccgcctacactaataaaaattataaactctTATCTTAGAAACAGACATTTGAGGGTAATGGTTGATGGAGTTATctccaaaaaacaaaaaattagaGCAGGAGTACCTCAAGGATCAGTTCTTGGACCAAATCTTcttaatatacagggtgtcccaaagtcatgttgataaactttggaactaggtagatctcgttattttaagacgaaaaatcctttactattttttattccgagtaatatcaagcaagataataattattgaaaattatgtcttttgggcggaacttactgccccccacaccgcgcggagacgctctatccgtcggtagtccccaatccttgcTTTCttgatcatcgataattttctttgtattgttacgcgtcgtcgccttTCTTTGATTCCTGGTTtagaccagtttatctaggcggGCCGATCGTAACCGCCTGTCTTGCCCCGCgctcctttatttttcttatcgatgatcgagaacgcaagaattggggactaccgatggatagagcgtctccgcgcggtgtggggggcagtaagttccgcccaaaagacataattttcaataattattatcttgcttgatattactcggaataaaaaatggtaaagaacttttcttcttaaaataacgagatctacctagtttcaaagtttgtctacatgactttgggacaccctgtatattttataaatatgcgatacaatatattacatattttttctacatttattacaagcgcaagTAGTTCGCAATTTACATAAAAGTGACAGGGGctgaagtaaaaataaaaaagtgagaaaagtAGGATCGGTTAATAAAGAAGGCGAAGGTATGGTGTGGGCTAGATTCGGAAGTTTGAATGAGAAGTTAAAAGTTTTTAGAGGAAAAGCGAAGTTAAAGGAAAAGACAAAGTTGATCGCAGATGATTTGatagaaaggaagaaaaaaatatagtggTAAATTAGAATACAAGCAGAGAGAGTACAAAGAGAAagtaaattagtaaaaaaagaaatacatgaAATGATAGATAGAAAATAAGTTATGAATGTgagatgaaataaaagaagaactCTGAGAATGGAAAATTGAAGTTTAAGAAGATAAGTAAGAAGAGGctgtgaaagaaaaagacttaAAGGAGAAtgatgttaaaattaaaatagaggaaaagatagaaaagaagAGCAGGAATGAGAGTTTGGGGTTTCAGGAAAACActaggggaaagaaaaaaagaagaaacaagTAAAAAAGTGTGAGGGGGAAGAAGAAAGGGATAGGGCGAAGGAAAAACTATGGGAGAAGAAcggaagaataaatataagtGTAAAtgagatagaaataaaataaataaaaaatgcgtCATAAGCGGAGGTCCCCAGGTGTGAGTGAGAAAGAATggataaatgtgtaaaaaattttcttcctctccctcttcccctccctccctctccctctctccctctctctctccctctctctctccctctccctctctctctccctctctccctctctctctctctccctctctctctctctccctctctctctccctctctctccctctctctctcctctctctctccctctctctctccctctctctctccctctctctctccctctctctctccctctctctccctctctctctccctctctctctccctctctctctcctctctctctcctctctctctctctctctctctccctctctctctccctctctctctcctctctctctccctctctctctcctctctctcccctctctctctccctctctctctccctctctctctcctctctctctcctctctctctccctctctctctccctctctctctccctctctctctccctctctctctccctctctctccctctctctctctccctctctctctcctctctctctccctctctctctccctctctctctctcccctctctctccccctctctctctccctctctctctccctctctctctctctctctctccctctctccctctctccctctctccctctctccctctctccctctctccctctctccctctctccctctctccctctctccctctctctctctctctctctctctctctctctctctctctctctctctctctctctctctctctctctctctcgtagTATTGACAGTAATGTATATATTAGAGTAATTTTTTTGGAAGTAATTTTTTGTAGTAAAAGTAGTTATTTCAAAGAttttgaaaagagaaaaaagaggaggagaaTGTTATGAATTAAAAGCGAAGCGGAGGTCCGCGATGTACCCCGTTAaagaatttaacattttattgctaagtttttaaagttttaccaaaataaattttattgaactATTCTACTAGTTACACATcgataaaagttataaattaaaatcatttacCATCACAATATTATGTTTCatttatatatgcataatgttatgaaaaatataacttactttatatttattattactttatattctCTTACATACATTATTTTGTTAAGTGTATCGTTTCTctattataacttttaaagGCTTTTCAACAGTTAAGGTTAAATCagattttagttttatttcttttaagtcaatgcttttatttactttaaaaacaaatgttcGTACCATTGTGGCTAAAATAACTTTCATAGATAtcattgcatattttatacctgtaatttgaacaattattatataaaatatattatataaaaaattttttattaatattatataatttatttatagttatttatatttacctatacaATTTCTCGGTCCAATACTAAAAGGTATATAACAATACGATTGATTCTTTATGTTTTCTGGAAGAAATCTGTCTGGGTCAAATGTTAACGGATTTGaccaatatttttcatttctatgtaatttaataatgtttacgATAACATTTGTACCTTGTAATAAAGTTACTTTTcctaaaacaaatttttttaattataataataaattatataattcatgaaatacaagatatttttcttttatacatgtCATTATTTGCGtataatcgtaatttttccCATCAGCACATAATGCTCCTGAAATGTTgtagcattattttatttaaaatattaattttttcaataatgttacataaatattttacaaacattTAGGCCATGtctttgcaatatttaaataatcgcgattgtTTAAATTTGACTTTGCGGAAAAATTTcagtaacattttttaaatatttttaaaaccctAACAAACCAATTTGCTATAAAccaaaatttactttaattaaaatataaaaatatatttgtttaacgTTAACaatatttgtcaatatttttttctgatcAATATACATGTgacattttacaaataaaaatcaataattctatatttgtatctttaaatttaaattgttattttaaaatataaacgtcttattaaaaaatacgtatttGCTTCTTTGTGTAAAATGCACAAacctaattttatattgttcaCTACTTTCCGTCCAACTAAAGGTACAGGTGGAAAAATTCTCATTGTTTCCTTAATAACTCGCTCCAAATATTGCATATATTGCACATCGTTGTATTCAATTGGTGTAGATTGCACAGTTTCTTTgctataaatttctaataattcttcatacactttttccttttatgaaattcaataaaatattcgtgttaataaatatatgtatacaaaatattaaatactttgtaggttttttaataattttaaaactaaattaattttattttatttataatcaaagcattaataataacagcTATCAAAATATTTGCTAtcaaaattgtaaaactttattaaaaattaaatttaaatagtcTTTGCATATATTGCAATATACAAAATGTTTCCAAGTTAAATAGTCAAACTTATGTTACGTCGGGAACCAGTTCTTTCCGAAGTTAATTGTCAGGCGAACACCactttaatatactttttgaTGAAACTTAGAATTGACGAACGTAGAAATAACACTATAGTAAATGGAAGCGACaccaatcaaaattattaagcaTCTAGAAGGAAAAACCCCTTTTCCATATTCAAGGGATATCCCGCCCAGATTACACAAAAAACAGCAGCCGTTACAATTCCGGTAGTTGACATCTCGTTCGACCGATAATTCGgtcgtaaaaagaaatcaaatttaCTACGGTAAACAGGTTGAGCAGTACGCTTTTTGCTGATCAGTAAAGTCATAAAACGGAACACAAGGAAACACATCTGCTGgtaattagaaaaatcttTCTGTTTAGTAAAAAGAGCACAATTACCGTGACCTCTTGATTGTATTACCTCGAATAAAGAATACAGGGAACATGTCTCTGCCATGGAAAAATCTTGAGAGGAATAAAactagataaagaaataaaacgaaactcgtctaatattatagaattaaaatacagaGAAATTGCCGAAGTAAGCCGGTGTTGCGCAACGATCACTagcggaaataataaaaatgagatgTCCAGTAACGGTTAGAAGCATCAAAAAAGACCGGTGTCATAAATTTCAAGCAATAACGCAGAACTAGAACAGAAGCAGAAATCGGAAGATGAACAAATAGCTCATCTGATGATGAAACAATTCCCcttccctttatttttttggcaATATTAACCTCGCAATTTTAGGTAGAAAGCACTACCGAATTTAGAAAGCACAGTATTAACATTGTTACTCTGCCCAATTTCCTCGCGAACGAATCGTGGAAGAATTATCGTCGACGATACAAGGGACTTCATGCAACATCTCGGCGTTAGAAATTCGACACCATCTCCGACGTATTCGAACCGAACGTACGAGTCTATTGACCGACTGACGCTACTCACCCCAGAGAAAGCAGCAACCAGAGCCGCCCGAACTCAGATAACCTCGACCAGCAGGAGtgagttaaaatataaatcttaattatCTCTGCAAAAAAGGGAAGACTTCGCaacatttaaatttctctCTGAAAAAGTGTCGTACTCCATGAATTTAACGCGTCAACAAACTTCCGAAAATTTGCGATCAGTTCCAACTGGACCACCAACGCactaaaacttaattaatacaactctttcacgtttaattacaaataccATTACATATACGGCCCCAGATATCACTCAAACAGCATTTCGCCGTGAATCTCTCCCTCCGGTTACTCAcattaacaaaagaaatttgatcTATTGTAGGAAATGGTGTATACAATTATCGGCCAATTCCACTATTACAATATGCAGGAAGCAGTACAACACTccagtatttaatttaacaaaatatatatatgtattattgaGGAGTACAAATATCTCGAGGTAGCTACGAGCTAACTGTTACGGCGAACTGCCCTGAGAGTACTGAGAaccagtgatgggaattttagctccgagcaacatcgatgttgctggagtgggggactacgcacacacgccggcgtcctgtcggtgagcgcgcctcgctcggcttacagaagaggacagatatatatatgttccgtcttctTTGCACCGATGCAGCTACGAGTCGTTGCCTACGTCAGCCTACGAGCCTACGACTACGATCAATGCACACATCGCGCGATGCGGCCCGCGTGAATCGCAGGCACTAAGATACATGTTTCTTTGCAGGTTGTATATTAGAATACgatgtggtcttccgcactaccGCGACATTCAATGTTTTAATTGCGGAAAACGTAGCCACTTAAACACTGTTTGTTTCAAACCTGTTGCCTCAAATAATCAACTAGAAGAAATCTTAGCGTTAGAGCATGCGAATTACAGAGACAAATTCTTCCTTTTGCTTTTGGTAAATGATACGGAAATACATTTTGAAGTAGACAGCGGTGCAGCTGTTACAGTTATTAACGAATACGACGCGAAACAGTACTTTCGGGATATTCAGTGGCAAAATACCGATCTTCAACTCGTCTCATACTGCGGAAAAGTTGTCCAAAGTAAAGGATTTATTCCGGTTACTGTCGAGttcaataatgaaaaaaagaatttaaatatctacgTAGTTACAGGCCATCGGAAACCATTTTTAGGTCGAGAATGGTTACGACAGTTAAACATCGGATGCAATTTTTCCCCGCAGCACGTACCTATTAATAACGTGGCGACCCAATCAAAGGGCAAGTTACAAACCATACTTTCGGAGTACCAAAACTCAATTTTGTCAGAATTTTCCGCGATTAACGGTATTCAAGCCAAACTAACTTTAAAACCTGACGCCAAACCGGTATTCATACGTGCTCGTCCTGttccttttaaattaattccttttGTCGAGCAGAAACtagataatttagaaaaagaggGAGTGCTTGAAAAAGTCAGTACTTCCGAGTGGGCAACGCCGATCGTCCCTATCCTCAAAAAGAACGGGAAAATAAGAATTTGCGGAGATTACAAAGTCACGGTCAACCCGAATTTAATGGTGGACGATCACCCCTTTTCTTCCATTGATGaacttttcgcgaaattaactAACAGCTCCAAGTTCTCAAAAATAGATCTAACGAAGGCTTATCTTCAATTAGAATTAGTTCCCGAACAGCGAAATTTGCTTACTATCAGTACATGCAAGGGACTCTACAGAGTCAATAGATTAATGTTCGGAATCGCTTCTGCGCCAACTATTTGGCAACGAgaaatcgaaaatattttacaagaaattcCAGGCGTTGCAATTTTCTTTGATGATATTGTCATTACGGGCGAAACGGACGAGTCGCACTTACAAAGACTTAAGACGGTGCTTGATAGATTACGTAAATTCAatgttcaaattaatttagaaaaatctaGTTTCTTCTTAGATAAAATAACTTACTGCGgttttattattgataaacACGGTATTCATAAGGACGCGACTAAAACGGAAGTTATTAAGCGAATGCCTTGCCCCAAAAATGTGTCAGAAGTTCGAGCTTTCACCggaatgattaattattatagcaGGTTCATACCAAACCTTTGTTCAATTCTCCAACCATTAAATAACCTCTTGCACAAGGATCATCCATTTATATGGTCTCAAGCATGCGAATCTGCCTTAAAAAGGCCAAAGAAACATTCACCAGCAACGAATTTCTGATGCATATCGATCTTAAAATTACCTTAGTATTAGCTACAGATGCTAGCGCGTATGGAGTTGGCTCAATTTTATCGCACAGATATCCGGATGGTTCTGAAAAGGTTATTCAATTTGCGTCTCAAACTTTTTCTAATACTCAAAAAAAGGATTCTCAGATAGATAAAGAAGCGTACGCGATAATATTCGGTATCAAGAAattctttcaatttctttatGGTAATACGTTTACCTTAATTACAGACCACAGTCCGCTAGTGCAAATCTTTTCTCCAAACAAAAGCCTTCCAATTTACACGGCTATGCGTATGCAACACTATGCCATATTCCTACAGggatttaattacaaaattcaaTACAAAAAATCAGAAAATCACTCCAACGCGGATTGTTTATCGCGACTTCCTATCTCATCTTCAGAATTCCACGCAGATGTTGTGGACGCttttcaattacaaattatcaaAACTCTCCCCGTCACTGCAACTAAAATAGCAATCGAGACTAGTAAGGATGCacgtttacaaaaattaatatcagctTTACGAACGAGTAAACAACTCAACAAAGCAAATCGTTTCAATATCGAGCAAAtcaaatttacattacatGACAATATTATCATGCGCGGTCACAGAGTTGTTATTCCAAAATCGCTGCTGAATCTCATTCTTAAAGAATTACACGTAGGTCATTTTggcgtaataaaaatgaagaatTTAGCTCGCGGCTATTGCTGGTGGTCTAACATGGATAAAGATATTGAAAACCTTGCTAGAAATTGCGCCAGCTGCAACACATACAAAAACAATCCACCGAAGGTCGAGTTTCACCCCTGGCAACAGATCACTGCCCCGATGCAACGTTTGCATATCGATTTCGCCGGACCCTTCCTCGGAAAAATGTTCCTAGTAATAGTTGATGCATACTCTAAGTGGCCCGAGATACACGTTGTATCAAATATCACTGCTAAGACAACGATTGCTAAATGCAAAAACATATTTGCGAATTATGGTTTACCTAGAATCATTGTTACCGACAACGGTCGAACATTTATTTCACACGAATTTCAGCAATTTCTTCAAAATCACGGTATTACACACCGAGTTACATTTCCATATAATCCATTAACAAACGGACAGGCGGAGCGCTTCGTACAAACTCTCAAGCAAGCACTCAAACGCATGAACTATAATTTATCGAATGTTAACGATATATTATGCGAGttcttattataatatcgCGCTATGCCGCATGCATCAACTAATACATCACCagcggaattatttttaggcAGAAAATTATGTactaaattagatttaattttacctcttaaaaaagataataattctACAAATTCTAATATATCAACGCGAACTTTCAAATGCAATAAAAGAGTAGCATGCAGAAATTATTTGGGTAAAGAGAAATGGAAATTTGGTTCGGTTTCCGCCAAAACCGGAAaattgcattataaaatattactcgaCGACGGACGTATTTAGTCGCGTCATGTTAATCAAATACGTTCCATCGGCAGCGATACACCAGTACAAGATAATATTTCCGACTCCGAATGCTACTGGGATACTACGGACGGCAAAGATCATATAGTTCCGGTACCAAAAGAAGCTTCCCCCGTCCGTGTGTTACCACATACCACCCCAC is a genomic window containing:
- the LOC139111455 gene encoding cytochrome P450 4g1-like, which translates into the protein MQYLERVIKETMRIFPPVPLVGRKVVNNIKLGKVTLLQGTNVIVNIIKLHRNEKYWSNPLTFDPDRFLPENIKNQSYCYIPFSIGPRNCIGIKYAMISMKVILATMVRTFVFKVNKSIDLKEIKLKSDLTLTVEKPLKVIIEKRYT